One genomic segment of bacterium includes these proteins:
- a CDS encoding TfoX family protein has product MPKPSEPAKAAFSRLVPGEPAVTLRPMFGNMAAFVNGNMFAGLFGEDLFVRLPDDESAQVRKQGGRDFEPMAGHAMRGYVTVPGTWRSKPEAATAWIKRSLELTRKLPAKVPAARKAAAGKAAKR; this is encoded by the coding sequence ATGCCCAAGCCGAGCGAGCCGGCCAAGGCCGCCTTCAGCCGGCTCGTCCCCGGCGAACCGGCGGTGACGCTGCGGCCGATGTTCGGCAACATGGCCGCGTTCGTCAACGGCAACATGTTCGCCGGCCTTTTCGGCGAGGACCTGTTCGTACGCCTCCCCGACGACGAGAGCGCGCAGGTCAGAAAACAGGGCGGCCGGGACTTCGAGCCGATGGCCGGGCACGCGATGAGGGGCTACGTCACCGTTCCCGGCACCTGGCGCAGCAAGCCGGAGGCCGCGACCGCGTGGATCAAGCGCTCGCTCGAGCTGACGCGCAAGCTGCCGGCCAAGGTGCCGGCGGCCAGAAAGGCGGCGGCAGGCAAGGCCGCGAAGCGCTAG
- a CDS encoding polymer-forming cytoskeletal protein, translated as MSSRRPAARAPISPRADEPARSSPPDSSRNTVVLGPRDKLVGRLHIEGDLHLGGTVDGEVTATGDVEIAHAASVKASVAGGDVSIRGHVSGPVTARKRLMVAGSGSLIGDIRVARLVIQEGATFSGNVSMGPHLEAAPQPLELVQAVEPPIPVAEPAAAPEADGHAKPSAEKGKAKPKRR; from the coding sequence GTGAGCAGCCGGCGTCCGGCGGCTAGGGCGCCGATCTCGCCCAGGGCGGACGAACCGGCGAGGTCGTCGCCGCCCGATAGCTCCCGTAACACCGTCGTGCTGGGTCCTCGCGACAAGCTGGTCGGCCGGCTGCACATCGAGGGGGACCTTCACCTGGGCGGGACGGTGGACGGCGAGGTGACGGCGACCGGGGACGTCGAGATCGCCCACGCGGCGAGCGTGAAGGCGTCGGTGGCCGGTGGCGACGTGAGCATCAGGGGTCACGTCAGCGGCCCGGTGACCGCCCGCAAGCGGCTGATGGTGGCCGGCTCGGGCTCGCTGATAGGTGACATCCGCGTGGCGCGCCTGGTCATCCAGGAGGGCGCGACGTTCAGCGGCAACGTGTCGATGGGCCCGCACTTGGAGGCTGCGCCGCAACCGCTCGAGCTGGTCCAGGCGGTCGAGCCGCCGATCCCGGTGGCGGAGCCGGCGGCGGCACCTGAGGCCGATGGCCACGCCAAGCCCTCAGCCGAGAAGGGCAAAGCCAAGCCCAAGCGTCGCTAG
- a CDS encoding polymer-forming cytoskeletal protein yields MEVQEAVAEGTPVAAAEENGEARRDGLRKFTMGPNDSLEGKLTYDGHVHVDGRAEGEFRVTGNVEVGSGATVKALIEASNVTVKGIVEGTLTARDKLTLAKNAKLSGDIVVRRLQIEDGASLNGHVRMGDSEQPASGG; encoded by the coding sequence ATGGAGGTTCAGGAGGCCGTGGCAGAGGGCACGCCTGTTGCAGCTGCTGAGGAGAATGGCGAGGCGAGGCGCGACGGGCTGCGCAAGTTCACGATGGGCCCGAACGACAGCCTCGAAGGCAAGCTGACCTACGACGGGCACGTGCACGTCGACGGCCGGGCCGAGGGCGAGTTCCGCGTGACGGGCAACGTCGAGGTGGGCTCGGGCGCGACGGTCAAGGCCTTGATCGAGGCTTCGAACGTGACCGTGAAGGGAATCGTCGAAGGCACCCTTACCGCGCGCGACAAGCTGACACTCGCCAAAAACGCCAAGCTCAGCGGCGACATCGTCGTGCGCAGGCTGCAGATCGAGGACGGCGCCAGCCTCAACGGCCACGTCCGAATGGGAGACAGTGAGCAGCCGGCGTCCGGCGGCTAG
- a CDS encoding ABC transporter ATP-binding protein, with amino-acid sequence MSPVVEVEGLVKRYRKSKVNAVDGISLRVEAGEFFALLGPNGAGKTTTISILTTTLAPTSGRVRIAGHDLRSEASAVRRQVGIIFQNPSLDMNLSGEENVRLHAILYGLYPYRPAFRLMPAGYRHQVHDLAAVLGMGPEIFQPAKKLSGGMQRKLEIIRGLMHRPQVLFLDEPTRGLDVASRRSLWAYLREVRERHKVTIVLTTHYLEEAEQADRLCILNHGRIVAMGAPSDVKSQPLEEYLEIDAADRAQLRRELHQHQLEFAEDGAFTVRLRGRSAHEVIRELETPLTRLRTRQPSLEDAYLRILAEETDE; translated from the coding sequence ATCTCGCCGGTGGTCGAGGTCGAAGGCCTGGTCAAGCGCTACCGCAAGTCCAAGGTCAACGCCGTCGACGGCATCAGCCTGAGGGTCGAGGCGGGCGAGTTCTTCGCACTCCTCGGGCCCAACGGCGCGGGCAAGACGACGACCATCTCGATCCTCACGACCACGCTCGCCCCGACATCGGGCCGCGTGCGCATCGCCGGCCACGACCTGCGCTCCGAGGCCTCGGCGGTGCGTCGTCAGGTCGGCATCATCTTCCAGAACCCAAGCCTGGACATGAACCTGTCAGGTGAGGAGAACGTGCGCCTCCACGCCATCCTCTACGGCCTGTATCCGTACCGGCCGGCGTTTCGTCTCATGCCTGCCGGCTACCGCCACCAGGTGCACGACCTGGCCGCCGTGCTGGGCATGGGGCCGGAGATCTTCCAGCCGGCCAAGAAGCTCTCGGGCGGCATGCAGCGCAAGCTGGAGATCATCCGCGGCCTCATGCACCGGCCGCAGGTCCTGTTCCTGGACGAGCCGACCCGCGGCCTCGACGTCGCCAGCCGGCGCAGCCTGTGGGCCTACCTGCGCGAGGTGCGCGAGCGGCACAAGGTGACCATCGTGCTGACCACGCACTACCTGGAGGAGGCCGAGCAGGCCGATCGCCTGTGCATCCTGAACCACGGCCGCATCGTCGCGATGGGCGCCCCCAGCGACGTCAAATCACAGCCGCTCGAGGAGTACCTGGAGATCGACGCGGCCGACCGCGCCCAGCTGCGCCGGGAGCTGCATCAGCACCAGCTGGAGTTCGCCGAAGACGGCGCCTTCACCGTCCGCCTCAGGGGCCGTTCCGCGCATGAGGTGATCCGCGAGCTGGAAACGCCGCTCACCCGGCTGCGCACCCGCCAGCCCTCGCTCGAGGACGCGTACCTGAGGATCCTCGCGGAGGAGACCGATGAGTGA
- a CDS encoding exo-alpha-sialidase, with protein sequence MTIGAGLALAVGLTPVFASVSVTPPVQVLDHPLAVAGNPTCTALVAQELSALPTARNYLNAEVEPWIAATGDGRYIGAFQQDRWSDGGANGLTVALFDGTSWKLAASQPKFSICAGAAQGTPGHRQRATDPWITVTPDGTAYVISDSFDATGPGFGGPSTILISRSTDGGDHWGDPVSVELDSGAGVLNDKESITADPTNANNVYAVWDKLINPSLTASFDAFNHTFAFKGPAMFARTTDGGKTWSQGREIFDPGEFNQTIGNQILVEPDGVLVDVFDLINNEHGPRGHNATTTFQVAVITSHDQGNTWSAPTIVASIVDTPINTLDGHAIRTGDILPEAAVNPTNGKLYVAWQTDAKVDVSQSADDGAMWSPAVTISRSAPAQAFTPSIGVAADGTVGVSYYDLRHATSAHPGNTDTWFDTCSSACTSAAAWSEAQLDTSGGFDMKAAPLTGSGFFVGDYESIAPSGAAGFRPLWVMARPGTSADPTNPFSSTVNS encoded by the coding sequence TTGACCATAGGAGCAGGCCTCGCACTCGCGGTCGGCTTGACGCCCGTGTTCGCCAGTGTCTCGGTCACGCCTCCCGTGCAGGTCTTGGACCACCCGTTGGCCGTGGCCGGCAACCCGACTTGCACGGCCTTAGTCGCGCAGGAGCTGAGCGCGCTGCCGACGGCGAGGAACTATCTGAACGCCGAGGTCGAGCCATGGATCGCGGCTACGGGCGATGGCCGTTACATCGGCGCCTTCCAGCAGGACCGGTGGAGCGACGGCGGCGCCAACGGCTTGACCGTGGCCCTTTTCGACGGCACGAGCTGGAAGCTCGCCGCGTCTCAGCCCAAGTTCAGCATCTGTGCGGGCGCGGCCCAGGGCACGCCTGGCCATCGCCAGCGGGCGACCGATCCCTGGATCACGGTTACACCCGACGGCACCGCCTACGTCATCAGCGACTCCTTCGACGCCACGGGCCCCGGCTTCGGAGGGCCCAGCACGATCTTGATCAGCCGCTCGACGGATGGCGGCGACCATTGGGGCGACCCGGTATCGGTCGAGCTCGACTCGGGCGCCGGCGTCCTGAACGACAAGGAATCGATCACCGCGGACCCGACGAACGCCAACAACGTTTACGCGGTCTGGGACAAGCTCATTAACCCGAGCCTGACCGCGAGCTTCGACGCCTTCAACCACACGTTCGCCTTCAAAGGCCCGGCCATGTTTGCGCGCACCACCGACGGCGGGAAGACCTGGTCGCAAGGTCGCGAGATCTTCGACCCGGGCGAGTTCAACCAGACGATCGGCAACCAGATCCTCGTCGAGCCGGACGGGGTCCTGGTCGACGTGTTCGACCTCATCAACAACGAGCACGGCCCCCGCGGTCACAACGCGACCACGACCTTCCAGGTCGCGGTCATTACCTCGCACGATCAGGGCAACACCTGGTCGGCGCCGACCATCGTGGCGAGCATCGTCGACACCCCGATCAACACTCTTGACGGGCACGCCATCCGGACGGGCGACATCCTGCCCGAGGCGGCGGTGAATCCGACGAACGGCAAGCTGTACGTGGCCTGGCAGACCGATGCCAAGGTCGACGTCTCCCAGTCCGCCGATGACGGCGCAATGTGGAGCCCGGCGGTCACGATCAGCCGCTCCGCGCCTGCGCAGGCCTTCACGCCTTCGATCGGCGTCGCGGCGGACGGCACCGTCGGAGTCAGCTACTACGACCTCCGCCACGCCACGAGCGCCCACCCCGGTAACACCGATACCTGGTTCGACACCTGCTCATCCGCGTGCACCAGCGCCGCCGCCTGGTCCGAGGCCCAGCTGGACACCAGCGGCGGCTTCGACATGAAGGCGGCCCCACTGACCGGCAGCGGCTTCTTCGTCGGTGACTACGAGTCGATTGCACCCAGCGGAGCGGCCGGTTTCCGGCCCCTATGGGTGATGGCTCGGCCGGGCACGTCCGCCGACCCGACGAACCCCTTCTCCAGCACTGTCAACAGCTGA
- a CDS encoding methyltransferase domain-containing protein, whose amino-acid sequence MRIRVTPFRAGLFFIGGCTRTYLRWLRSPERHNAVVSDCCTPKGYRQIFSQRNARVEAKRYRRKGLDATSRRIVELLKARGVEGRTLLEVGGGIGAIQIELLKAGASRAVSIELTPTYEEAAGELLREAGLEDRVERKVMDLTEAGAEVEAADIVVMNRVICCYPDMPKLAGAAADRARGVLVMSFPKKRWWTRLVVASANFGLSVTRRQFRIFLHAPERILATTARHGLKTTFDGPGLFWQVVAVEPAAQDVRAAEPV is encoded by the coding sequence ATGAGAATCCGCGTCACGCCTTTTCGCGCTGGGCTTTTCTTCATCGGCGGTTGCACCCGGACGTACCTCCGCTGGTTACGGTCACCCGAGAGACATAATGCGGTCGTGAGCGACTGCTGCACCCCGAAGGGCTACCGACAGATTTTCAGCCAGAGGAACGCGCGCGTGGAGGCGAAGCGCTACCGGCGCAAGGGCCTGGACGCCACTTCCCGACGCATCGTCGAGCTCTTGAAAGCGCGAGGGGTCGAGGGCCGGACGCTGCTCGAGGTCGGTGGCGGCATCGGCGCCATCCAGATCGAGCTGCTGAAGGCGGGGGCCTCCCGGGCGGTGAGCATCGAGTTGACGCCCACCTACGAGGAGGCGGCCGGCGAGCTGTTGCGTGAGGCTGGGCTCGAAGACCGTGTCGAGCGCAAGGTCATGGACCTGACTGAGGCGGGCGCTGAGGTCGAAGCCGCGGACATCGTCGTGATGAACCGCGTCATCTGCTGCTATCCGGACATGCCCAAACTCGCTGGCGCGGCGGCCGACCGCGCTCGTGGCGTGCTCGTGATGAGCTTTCCGAAGAAGAGGTGGTGGACGCGGCTGGTGGTCGCCTCGGCCAACTTCGGCCTCAGCGTGACGCGGCGGCAGTTCCGGATCTTCCTGCATGCGCCGGAGCGCATCCTGGCCACGACCGCGCGGCACGGCCTCAAGACCACCTTCGACGGGCCCGGCCTTTTCTGGCAGGTGGTCGCGGTCGAGCCTGCCGCCCAAGACGTGCGCGCGGCTGAGCCGGTTTAG